AGAGGTATGGGACGTTGGGGGGGATCAACGGGCGATCGCGCTAAATTTGGCTTAACGATTCCTGAAATTATGGAAGTGGTTGAAAAGCTGAAAAAAGCTGAAATGTTAGACAGTTTGCAACTATTACATTTTCATATTGGTTCTCAAATTTCTTCCATTAGTGTGTTGAAAGATGCCCTACAAGAAGCGAGTCAAATTTATGTCGAATTAGCTCAATTAGGGGCAAACATGAAATATTTGGATGTGGGGGGGGGTTTAGGGGTTGATTATGATGGCTCTAAAACGAATTTCCATGCCTCTAAAAACTATAATATGCAGAATTATGCGAATGATGTGGTTGCCGAGGTTAAAGAAGCTTGTGAGGAGCGAAAATTAGCGGTTCCAACGTTAATTAGTGAAAGTGGACGAGCGATCGCATCCCATCAATCGGTCTTAGTTTTTGATGTTTTAGGAACCAGTGATATCCCGATGGGAGAACCTCCCATTATTTCCGAAAAAGATCATCTGATTTTAAGAAATTTGGATGATACTTATCAATCTATTACTGAAGATAACTATCAAGAAGCGTATCACGATGCAACCCAATTTAAAGGAGAAGCCATTAGTTTATTTAATTTTGGTTATTTAAGTTTAAGCGATCGCGCCAAAGCGGAAAAACTTCATTGGGCTTGTTGTCGAAAAATCTTAGAAATCGTTAGAAATTCCGATTATATTCCTGATGAATTGGAAGACTTAGAAAAGATTATGGCTTCGATTTATTATGTGAATCTTTCTGTCTTCAAATCCGCCCCGGATACCTGGGCTATTGATCAATTATTCCCCATTCTACCGATTCATCGATTAGATGAAGAACCGACAAAACGGGCAACTTTAGCGGATTTAACCTGTGATAGTGATGGCAAAATTGATCAATTTATTGATTTACGCGATGTCAAATATGTTTTAGAATTACATCCTTTAGAACATCCCTCAAATTCGGCTCAAAATCCCAATCAAAAACAACCTTATTATTTAGGAATGTTTTTAGCGGGTGCTTACCAAGAAATTATGGGAAATCTGCATAATTTATTTGGGGATACCAATGTTGTTCATATTAAACTCACCCCCCAAGGGTATCAAATTGAATCTGTGATTAAAGGAGATACCATGCACGAAGTCTTAGGTTATGTTCAATATGATACAGAAGATTTAATCGAAAGTATTCGTCGCCAAACTGAACAAGCGTTAGAACATAATCGCATTAGTTTAGAAGAATCTCAATTGCTATTACAAAACTATGAACGCAGTTTGCGGCGTTATACCTATCTACATTAATTTCACAAAAAAGTAGGGAGGGAACACCGAACACCGAACACCGAACAGAGGGGACAATAAAATAGGGAATAGGAGATAGGAAAAAGTGATGAGCTACCCCATTAATTATTTGTAGCAAACATTTAGGGATTTTAGATGATATGTAAACTCATGACTTTACAAATCATCCGCTTTTAGATAGATGAATGAACCTAGAACGTTCAGTTAGGGTTAGTTAGAAGTTCTCTCATGGAGTTTAACAGCATGGTTGCGACGAGTAGTAATGCCAAAGTGATTAGCGACCTGGAGTATGATTTACTGGCTGTTTTGAAGAACAAAACAGAAGCCATTGAAATTTATAATACCTATATGCAAGATGCCCAAGAAATGGATTCTCAGCCTTGTGTTCAATTGTTTGAAAAGTTGCAACAAGAAGAAATGAGACAAGCTGAAGAAGTTCGTCACCATCTTCAGGAAGTGATGCAGAAGGGCAAAATGTAATCGATTAAAACATTTCCACTTTCTTAACAATTAATCATCAGTTATCCGTTATTAGTTATTACAAATTGTAGTGAATCAAATCTTAAAAATTTTAGTTTTTAAGGGTTGACTTTGATTTGAGTTTTCGATGGTAATGGATATTATTTTTAACAGTAGATAAAGTTGCTTTTTGAGCTTTATAGGCTTGCCATTGAGTCAACAATTGATACAAAACAATAGTTAATAGTAATTCGTAGGCAAGGGATACAAGATGACTGGGATGAAACCATCCTAGGGAGTAATGAATCCCTGGAAACAACAGAATTGGGGATTTAAAAAACTGATCTAAAAAGGGTAAAAAGAGTTTAATTCCTCGCCCTTCTGCAAAAAAATCTAAAATTAAATGGGAACTATAAAGAATTAAGGTAAATCGGAATAATTGTTGATAGGATATTTTCCAAATTTTACTGGCAACCCAACTAATAATTAAACTAAAACCCAGGGTAAAGATTAAACTATGGGAAATTCCTCGATGAAACTCTATTCCTGTTAACATTTGGGGGATAAAATCAAAATCCGCACAGGTTGCGATAAAAACGGGATATAAAATATTTAGATCAAAACGGCGAAATGGATAGGATTTGGGGATGAGATGGGTAGGTAAATATTTGCCGAGAAAATATCCAGCCGTTGCATGAAATAAAGGAGAAGGCATAATTGCTAATAGACGAATTGATCCTGATCACCATCATCTTGAAAATCCTAAAATTCCTTGATTTTGGAGATTAACCTAGACTAACTCTATTATGACAATTTTTTTTAAAGTTGCAACAAAACCCGGTTTCTGTATAAAAGCCTTGAGTTGACTGGATGAACAAAAGCTAGAAACCGGGTTTTTCCCCTC
Above is a window of Planktothrix sp. FACHB-1365 DNA encoding:
- the speA gene encoding biosynthetic arginine decarboxylase — protein: MDVNALTPTTQTQEVSTDSPNGKPQKTWTIEDSEKLYRIQGWGDPYFSINAAGHITVSPKANRGGSLDLLKLVESLKSRNIELPLLIRFPDILEDRIERLNACFAKAIARYNYPGVYRGVYPVKCNQERHLLEDLVRFGQPYHFGLEAGSKPELLIALALLKNPDSLLICNGYKDQEYINTALLAQRLGQTAIIVLEQIEEVDLVMAASQQLGIRPIVGVRAKLSTRGMGRWGGSTGDRAKFGLTIPEIMEVVEKLKKAEMLDSLQLLHFHIGSQISSISVLKDALQEASQIYVELAQLGANMKYLDVGGGLGVDYDGSKTNFHASKNYNMQNYANDVVAEVKEACEERKLAVPTLISESGRAIASHQSVLVFDVLGTSDIPMGEPPIISEKDHLILRNLDDTYQSITEDNYQEAYHDATQFKGEAISLFNFGYLSLSDRAKAEKLHWACCRKILEIVRNSDYIPDELEDLEKIMASIYYVNLSVFKSAPDTWAIDQLFPILPIHRLDEEPTKRATLADLTCDSDGKIDQFIDLRDVKYVLELHPLEHPSNSAQNPNQKQPYYLGMFLAGAYQEIMGNLHNLFGDTNVVHIKLTPQGYQIESVIKGDTMHEVLGYVQYDTEDLIESIRRQTEQALEHNRISLEESQLLLQNYERSLRRYTYLH
- a CDS encoding metal-dependent hydrolase → MPSPLFHATAGYFLGKYLPTHLIPKSYPFRRFDLNILYPVFIATCADFDFIPQMLTGIEFHRGISHSLIFTLGFSLIISWVASKIWKISYQQLFRFTLILYSSHLILDFFAEGRGIKLFLPFLDQFFKSPILLFPGIHYSLGWFHPSHLVSLAYELLLTIVLYQLLTQWQAYKAQKATLSTVKNNIHYHRKLKSKSTLKN